A genomic window from Helicobacter suis HS1 includes:
- a CDS encoding 6-pyruvoyl trahydropterin synthase family protein, with protein sequence MQIRRLFSFCASHIVRNCTSRRCATSIHGHNYQVEVFVQAHKLDRAGMALDFGIFKNEIASFIDAFDHAHHFWDQELLDFQESIKQISKRYVKLSFNPSAENYALMFHFFLDALLQATELHNDEAVCICSVRVHETDYGYAQSFKEDLENPHLMRFISLESVEFSEGILEQMANPHLLDQLKAYHKNMTNPSSKKPFSSPLPLEQICPSHL encoded by the coding sequence ATGCAAATCCGCCGACTCTTTTCTTTTTGTGCTAGCCATATTGTGAGGAATTGTACCTCTAGGCGCTGTGCTACTAGCATCCATGGGCACAATTACCAAGTAGAAGTTTTTGTACAAGCGCATAAACTTGATAGGGCGGGCATGGCCTTAGATTTTGGGATTTTTAAAAATGAAATCGCTAGTTTTATTGACGCCTTTGATCACGCCCACCACTTTTGGGATCAAGAACTCTTAGACTTCCAAGAGTCTATCAAGCAAATCAGTAAGCGTTATGTTAAACTTAGCTTTAATCCTAGTGCAGAAAACTACGCCTTGATGTTTCATTTCTTTTTAGACGCACTTTTACAGGCCACAGAATTACATAATGATGAAGCCGTGTGCATTTGCTCAGTGCGGGTACATGAAACAGATTATGGCTATGCCCAAAGCTTTAAAGAGGATTTAGAAAATCCGCATTTAATGCGTTTTATTTCCCTAGAAAGTGTAGAGTTTTCAGAAGGGATTTTAGAGCAAATGGCTAACCCACATTTATTAGATCAGCTTAAAGCCTATCATAAAAATATGACAAATCCATCGTCTAAAAAACCCTTTTCAAGCCCCCTTCCTTTGGAGCAAATATGCCCCTCCCACTTGTAG
- a CDS encoding 7-carboxy-7-deazaguanine synthase QueE, producing the protein MPLPLVETFYSLQGEGSCVGQPSVFIRLGGCNFKCVGFGVKSMIDSKEVVGCDSAYAVYPNAKWSYLKSAQELLTRLEPLIYPSTLPHIVLTGGEPSLHFNNLILLEALQVLHTRGHTIWVESNGSVFFEFKAPLNTLHFTLSPKLAFAQTFKDYSKPLQNILNHAKEIVFKFVVKPPFEVCIAQIKALLKPLHFKKSPLIYLMPLGVQAQEILEGLKDLAPLCLQHGYLLSQRLHILLWGNKPGV; encoded by the coding sequence ATGCCCCTCCCACTTGTAGAAACCTTTTATAGCCTGCAAGGCGAGGGCTCTTGTGTAGGCCAACCTAGCGTGTTTATCCGTTTAGGGGGTTGTAATTTTAAATGTGTGGGTTTTGGTGTAAAAAGCATGATTGATTCAAAAGAAGTAGTGGGCTGTGATAGCGCCTATGCGGTTTATCCTAATGCTAAATGGAGTTATCTTAAAAGTGCTCAAGAACTTTTAACCCGTTTAGAGCCTCTCATTTACCCTTCTACATTGCCCCATATTGTACTTACCGGTGGCGAACCTAGTCTACACTTTAATAACCTCATTTTATTGGAAGCATTACAGGTTTTACACACAAGAGGGCACACCATTTGGGTAGAGAGCAATGGGAGCGTGTTTTTTGAGTTTAAAGCGCCTTTAAATACTTTGCATTTTACGCTAAGCCCCAAACTTGCCTTTGCACAGACTTTTAAAGATTACTCTAAACCTTTACAAAATATTTTAAACCACGCTAAAGAGATCGTGTTTAAATTTGTAGTAAAACCCCCTTTTGAGGTTTGTATTGCCCAAATTAAAGCGCTCCTAAAACCCCTACACTTTAAAAAATCACCTTTAATCTATCTGATGCCCTTAGGCGTGCAGGCACAAGAAATACTAGAGGGTTTAAAAGACCTCGCCCCTTTGTGTTTACAACACGGTTACCTCTTAAGCCAACGCCTGCACATCTTGCTTTGGGGCAATAAGCCGGGCGTTTGA